In Coccidioides posadasii str. Silveira chromosome 6, complete sequence, a genomic segment contains:
- a CDS encoding uncharacterized protein (EggNog:ENOG410Q5D8), with the protein MNPKVEIDSGAILDSHEDSSAVLQALIHDGWVIFKGAANTESIDAARENKPVCDLLAKASPDIKCLVDYHMRASILEHSEIGGPPE; encoded by the exons ATGAACCCCAAAGTCGAGATTGATTCTGGTGCTATACTGGATTCCCATGAAGACTCGAGTGCGGTGCTCCAGGCACTCATTCATGATGGATGGGTTATATTCAAGGGCGCTGCAAACACTGAATCCATAGATGCAGCCAGGGAGAACAAG CCTGTTTGCGACCTTCTCGCTAAAGCCAGTCCCGATATCAAATGCCTAGTTGATTATCACATGCGCGCATCTATACTCGAACATTCCGAGATCGGCGGGCCGCCTGAATGA
- a CDS encoding uncharacterized protein (EggNog:ENOG410PFPF~COG:T) produces the protein MEAPKLFQFELSPDTTGSKIEEETIPGYVAARYYPVRIGEVFNERYQVVGKLGYGATSTVWLARDMNRCNYVTLKIFITSTSMSQQLDGELNMYKRLERGSKSHPGRKAVRMLLDSFDVNGPTDKHRCLVHPPLWESVLTFLRRNPIHRLPVPVMATVLKYLLLALDYLHSECKIIHGDIKSDNIMLGIADDSVFTHFEESELQTPCPRKELDDGRIIYESRQLTMPKNFAPPVLCDFGSAMPGDVDEHLEDIQPNFYRAPEVILEIPWSYSVDIWNAGCVAWDMFEGEFLFTGHDPELQTYRSRAHLAEMIGLLGPPPPNLLAQGRLTSKFFSEEGEFCAGIPLQDPVPLEERETALKEQQEDREKFLCLMRKMVQWEPGKRSSAKELVQDEWIRAHS, from the exons ATGGAAGCCCCTAAGCTTTTCCAATTCGAACTTTCCCCGGATACCACTGGCTCAAAAATCGAAGAAGAGACAATCCCAGGTTACGTCGCCGCGCGGTACTATCCCGTTCGCATTGGGGAGGTCTTCAATGAGAGATACCAAGTCGTTGGTAAACTCGGATATGGAGCAACTTCGACAGTGTGGCTTGCGCGGGACATGAA CCGCTGCAATTATGTTACCCTCAAGATATTCATTACATCTACATCCATGAGCCAGCAATTGGATGGCGAGCTCAATATGTACAAACGCCTGGAGCGAGGCTCGAAATCTCATCCTGGTCGCAAAGCTGTGCGGATGCTTCTCGACTCTTTTGATGTTAATGGGCCCACGGATAAACACAGATGCCTTGTACATCCTCCCCTATGGGAGAGCGTCTTGACCTTTCTTCGCCGCAACCCAATTCACAGGCTACCCGTTCCAGTCATGGCAACTGTACTAAAGTATCTCCTTCTAGCACTGGACTATTTGCATTCCGAATGCAAGATTATCCACGGTGACATCAAATCCGATAACATCATGCTCGGCATTGCTGATGATTCGGTTTTCACCCATTTTGAGGAAAGCGAGCTTCAAACACCCTGTCCACGGAAAGAACTAGATGATGGTCGCATCATCTACGAGTCCCGCCAACTCACAATGCCAAAGAACTTTGCCCCCCCTGTGTTATGCGATTTTGGGTCAGCCATGCCTGGAGATGTTGATGAGCATTTGGAAGATATCCAACCAAACTTCTATCGAGCGCCAGAGGTGATCCTCGAGATTCCATGGTCATACAGCGTTGATATATGGAACGCAGGCTGTGTGGCGTGGGATATGTTCGAAGGCGAGTTTCTGTTTACTGGACATGATCCGGAACTCCAGACCTACCGAAGTAGAGCACATCTAGCTGAGATGATTGGTCTTCTTGGGCCACCGCCGCCTAACCTCCTTGCTCAGGGTAGGCTGACGAGCAAATTCTTTTCAGAGGAAG GCGAATTTTGTGCCGGAATTCCTTTGCAAGATCCAGTTCCACtcgaagagagagaaactgCTCTCAAGGAACAACAGGAGGACAGGGAGAAGTTTCTGTGTCTGATGCGGAAAATGGTGCAGTGGGAACCGGGCAAGCGAAGCTCTGCGAAGGAACTTGTGCAAGATGAATGGATCCGTGCGCATTcatga
- a CDS encoding uncharacterized protein (EggNog:ENOG410PXU7) — protein MAAPGGVNFVRFFFYAGNTMSASRKKALVALAYATARDQKLAPKAILIRSDVHDTTTVAGKHVKDTKGWHGTFAFKDDNQVEREFHVASHGYTNSKEDFSLKEATHTPEKEDSTSRGGAGSGKVVWPAEHLLEEYVDSPIGYSHLPEQN, from the exons ATGGCAGCACCAGGGGGGGTGAACTTTGTCAGATTCTTTTTCTACGCCGGCAACACGATGAGTGCGAGCCGAAAGAAGGCTCTTGTTGCCCTTGCCTATGCGACAGCTCGAGACCAAAAGCTGGCTCCTAAGGCGATTCTCATTCG ATCTGACGTGCATGATACTACCACGGTCGCAGGCAAGCATGTCAAAGATACCAAAGGTTGGCATGGCACCTTTGCCTTCAAAGACGACAACCAGGTGGAGCGGGAATTCCATGTGGCATCGCATGGGTATACGAACAGCAAGGAGGATTTCAGCCTCAAGGAGGCAACACATACCCCAGAAAAGGAGGATAGCACTTCACGGGGCGGGGCTGGATCTGGGAAGGTTGTTTGGCCTGCAGAGCATCTTCTTGAGGAATATGTGGACAGTCCTATTGGTTACTCGCACCTTCCAGAGCAGAATTAA
- a CDS encoding uncharacterized protein (EggNog:ENOG410PWBG~COG:T): MLHGEDDVQYNWINGAESLEKYKLRGYHPIMIGDMLHKRYRIVDKLVLEAIQRFG, from the coding sequence ATGCTACATGGCGAAGATGACGTCCAATACAACTGGATCAATGGTGCGGAATCGCTTGAAAAATACAAGCTCAGGGGTTATCATCCTATTATGATTGGGGATATGCTACATAAGCGATACCGCATCGTGGATAAGCTGGTTTTGGAGGCTATTCAACGGTTTGGCTAG
- a CDS encoding uncharacterized protein (EggNog:ENOG410PYM4) produces MARAFSSTARTLVRWLGYDKELLTPEFRQAVDHYAANGAVKKVGEIESIEILHRNDSSSPIHRSHYNPKDKELIISARVKPTNGPARTHHIYANGTGTIRVGDKREYSTSATQGGPVDMAAEEGPRE; encoded by the exons ATGGCCCGTGCATTCTCTTCAACCGCTCGGACCCTTGTGAGATGGTTGGGCTATGATAAGGAGCTTCTCACGCCGGAGTTCCGGCAGGCGGTAGATCATTATGCGGCCAATGGTGCCGTCAAG AAAGTCGGCGAAATCGAATCTATCGAGATTTT GCACCGCAACGACAGCAGTAGCCCTATCCATCGATCTCATTACAACCCTAAAGATAAAGAGCTGATTATCAGCGCTCGAGTCAAGCCTACCAATGGGCCGGCTCGAACCCATCACATCTATGCGAACGGTACTGGCACCATCAGAGTTGGCGATAAACGCGAGTATTCGACGTCGGCCACGCAGGGAGGACCCGTGGACATGGCTGCTGAAGAGGGACCTCGGGAATAG
- a CDS encoding uncharacterized protein (EggNog:ENOG410Q5GG), translating to MDIYRRGKHDETLSNARLIAAQLHGANIKLHISVASFGSHLLDIHNTYNVLPLYLDAFQHLRRVREARVTIHPDPSVKLKELEERAGLSEETMAISLRWRRLYKEWIEVLEGF from the coding sequence ATGGATATATATAGGCGTGGAAAGCACGACGAAACCCTCAGCAACGCTAGGCTTATTGCAGCACAACTCCATGGTGCCAATATTAAGCTCCATATTTCAGTTGCATCATTCGGCAGTCACCTTCTAGACATTCATAACACTTATAACGTCTTACCCTTGTACTTGGATGCATTTCAGCATTTACGGAGAGTGCGGGAAGCCCGAGTGACAATACATCCCGATCCTTCTGTGAAATTGAAGGAACTCGAAGAGCGGGCGGGATTGTCAGAGGAGACCATGGCCATTTCATTGAGGTGGAGAAGACTCTACAAAGAATGGATTGAAGTGCTGGAGGGCTTCTGA
- a CDS encoding uncharacterized protein (EggNog:ENOG410Q5GG), with the protein MLNASEEAQYIKSSDDNNDLLCGLLVCAGLPTILNEELLHDALNNCVKTSELIKMSEEFLQSRHEHLSVPLAIQPKKSKSIKGSITAPNPASDSSDGRNKVGNGETSNLQWSCLRHNHLQSNVKHGHARESQLKEAGNTQRPPVNKRKRLFSAQP; encoded by the exons ATGTTGAATGCGAGTGAAGAGGCCCAATATATCAAATCCTCTGATGACAATAATGACCTACTTTGCGGCCTGTTAGTATGTGCTGGCCTTCCAACAAT ATTGAATGAAGAGCTCCTTCATGATGCTCTCAATAACTGCGTCAAAACTTCTGAGTTAATCAAGATGTCTGAAGAATTCCTTCAATCCCGCCATGAACACCTCAGTGTTCCGCTTGCCATCCAGCCCAAGAAGTCCAAATCCATCAAAGGCTCAATCACCGCCCCCAACCCAGCGTCAGACAGCTCCGATGGAAGGAACAAAGTTGGGAATGGGGAAACAAGCAACTTGCAGTGGTCTTGTCTCCGCCACAACCACCTCCAGTCAAACGTCAAACACGGGCACGCAAGAGAAAGTCAGCTGAAGGAGGCGGGCAACACCCAAAGACCACCTGTGAACAAAAGAAAACGTCTCTTCAGTGCTCAGCCCTGA
- a CDS encoding uncharacterized protein (EggNog:ENOG410Q58G) produces the protein MKKHIKSYHMEAKKRPPRSKQTNARVGRANSARSPSVVRRIEPERPKDVTGATPRNTGQRQYPFRRRRPPSDAGSMQTMVAVVIPASKGPRDKRRRSQAGPDRHPHGHAVPAADQGESDTGSQHDPSDYSDDDYAANSSDASDSVKKPVSKRRKISSWSTVTTSCPSSSRHRSQPQIARAVKDRGRPKSKSQNMQLTNVSSPNIAAQTESCRWLSPEDISALVSAFTQKLLEYRRDPSPGPAPSADDEEAMTDTQSTSDSELRGKLGTKPSWWTRHDEERLIKMKAQGWRW, from the exons ATGAAGAAGCATATCAAGAGCTACCACATGGAAGCCAAG AAGCGTCCACCACGATCGAAGCAGACCAATGCCAGGGTTGGGCGTGCAAATTCCGCTCGTTCCCCGTCAGTGGTCCGCCGCATCGAACCAGAGCGACCGAAAGATGTGACTGGTGCAACTCCACGTAATACTGGGCAGCGGCAATATCCTTTCAGGAGAAGAAGACCGCCATCTGATGCTGGGTCCATGCAGACCATGGTCGCGGTCGTGATTCCGGCATCCAAGGGGCCGAGGGACAAGCGACGTCGTTCTCAGGCTGGGCCAGACCGCCATCCTCATGGTCATGCCGTGCCGGCTGCTGACCAAGGCGAGAGTGATACAGGCAGCCAGCACGATCCCTCTGACTACTCGGACGACGATTACGCTGCGAATAGCAGTGACGCCAGTGATTCAGTGAAAAAGCCGGTGTCAAAGCGGCGCAAGATCAGCTCGTGGTCAACAGTTACCACATCATGTCCATCTTCGTCTCGGCATCGGTCTCAGCCTCAGATCGCACGAGCCGTCAAGGATCGTGGGAGGCCCAAGTCAAAGTCTCAGAACATGCAGCTAACCAATGTATCGTCACCCAATATTGCCGCGCAGACTGAGAGCTGTCGATGGTTATCCCCCGAAGACATTTCAGCCCTGGTGTCCGCCTTCACACAGAAGCTTCTTGAATACCGTAGGGATCCGTCACCGGGCCCAGCACCCTCCGCGGATGACGAGGAAGCAATGACAGATACCCAGAGCACGAGTGACAGTGAACTGCGTGGGAAACTGGGCACGAAACCATCTTGGTGGACCCGGCATGATGAAGAGCGTCTTATCAAAATGAAGGCGCAGGGTTGGCGTTGGTGA
- a CDS encoding uncharacterized protein (EggNog:ENOG410JBS5~COG:T), translating to MSWLNYLRALISFPSSSYMKHMANRRQSQSHGAMENRFHPSPSNCCYTPHLGKDAEEFSLSDAEVLLSDFGEAFSPALNVRLGESCHTPLAMRPPEARFEPQSPLSFSADIWSLATTIWEILGMKAIFSSEFITADEIVSQQIDVLGPMPSSWWERWDERGQFFNQDGHPREDRDVWPPIDEAFEEGIQRYRRKRGMGVFEVDETAAILDLMRRMLAFRPEQRPTAEEILKSEWMVKWALPALTAAR from the coding sequence ATGTCTTGGTTAAACTACCTTCGAGCTTTGATCAGCTTCCCATCGAGCAGCTATATGAAACATATGGCAAACCGCAGGCAGTCCCAGTCACACGGTGCGATGGAAAACCGCTTCCACCCAAGTCCCAGCAACTGCTGTTATACACCACACCTTGGTAAAGATGCAGAAGAATTCTCATTGTCTGATGCTGAGGTGCTTCTTAGCGACTTTGGTGAAGCCTTTTCGCCAGCCTTGAATGTCCGCCTTGGGGAAAGTTGCCATACACCATTAGCTATGCGGCCTCCGGAAGCACGATTTGAACCACAGTCTCCACTATCATTTTCAGCAGATATCTGGAGTCTGGCCACAACAATTTGGGAAATTCTTGGCATGAAGGCGATTTTCAGTAGTGAGTTCATAACTGCAGATGAGATTGTGTCTCAGCAGATTGATGTGCTGGGACCAATGCCCTCAAGCTGGTGGGAGCGGTGGGACGAACGGGGCCAGTTCTTCAACCAGGATGGACACCCAAGAGAAGACCGGGATGTGTGGCCTCCAATTGATGAAGCATTCGAGGAAGGCATACAAAGATATCGACGAAAGCGTGGAATGGGCGTGTTTGAAGTAGATGAAACGGCTGCTATCCTTGATTTGATGCGCCGAATGTTGGCATTCCGGCCGGAACAGCGACCGACAGCTGAGGAAATCCTCAAGTCAGAGTGGATGGTTAAGTGGGCATTGCCTGCACTCACAGCTGCGAGATGA